One genomic segment of Gossypium arboreum isolate Shixiya-1 chromosome 3, ASM2569848v2, whole genome shotgun sequence includes these proteins:
- the LOC108474877 gene encoding uncharacterized protein LOC108474877 isoform X2, which yields MTLCSAAPADSCDIMGCSRLHHLHLQEKAAQLHFLFQEKLWCPMMESTSTQEVIQTSLTNQQGIQGSIPYISSATTAWVAVPLRCQIRTWWMKTKEKKPAMSGAKSLKMMAVLDASSHGEKWVQ from the exons ATGACCCTTTGTTCAGCAGCACCCGCTGATTCTTGTGATATCATGGGATGTTCACGGTTACATCACTTACACCTGCAGGAAAAAGCAGCTCAACTACATTTCCTGTTCCAAGAGAAATTGTGGTGCCCAATGATGGAATCTACATCTACTCAAGAAGTAATACAAACTTCTCTCACAAATCAGCAAGGAATTCAGGGCAGCATCCCATATATCAGTTCTGCAACTACAGCTTGGGTAGCTGTACCGCTG AGGTGTCAGATCAGAACTTGGTGGATGAAGACCAAGGAAAAAAAACCAGCAATGTCCGGTGCAAAAAGCTTGAAGATGATGGCAGTTCTTGATGCTTCGAGCCATG GTGAAAAGTGGGTACAATAG
- the LOC108474877 gene encoding uncharacterized protein LOC108474877 isoform X1, which produces MTLCSAAPADSCDIMGCSRLHHLHLQEKAAQLHFLFQEKLWCPMMESTSTQEVIQTSLTNQQGIQGSIPYISSATTAWVAVPLRCQIRTWWMKTKEKKPAMSGAKSLKMMAVLDASSHGQVKSGYNRELNLQ; this is translated from the exons ATGACCCTTTGTTCAGCAGCACCCGCTGATTCTTGTGATATCATGGGATGTTCACGGTTACATCACTTACACCTGCAGGAAAAAGCAGCTCAACTACATTTCCTGTTCCAAGAGAAATTGTGGTGCCCAATGATGGAATCTACATCTACTCAAGAAGTAATACAAACTTCTCTCACAAATCAGCAAGGAATTCAGGGCAGCATCCCATATATCAGTTCTGCAACTACAGCTTGGGTAGCTGTACCGCTG AGGTGTCAGATCAGAACTTGGTGGATGAAGACCAAGGAAAAAAAACCAGCAATGTCCGGTGCAAAAAGCTTGAAGATGATGGCAGTTCTTGATGCTTCGAGCCATGGTCAA GTGAAAAGTGGGTACAATAGAGAACTCAATCTTCAATAA